The Drosophila sechellia strain sech25 chromosome 2R, ASM438219v1, whole genome shotgun sequence nucleotide sequence AAGATGCGACTGCAGAACATCCTTATGCAGCTGCGCAAGTGCACCAACCACCCATATTTGTTTGATGGCGCCGAGCCCGGTCCGCCATATACCACGGACACGCATTTGGTGTATAACTCCGGAAAGATGGCTATTCTGGATAAGCTGCTGCCCAAGCTCCAAGAACAGGGATCGCGTGTGCTGATTTTCTCACAGATGACAAGGATGTTGGATATCCTGGAGGATTACTGTCACTGGCGCAACTACAACTATTGCCGCCTGGATGGTCAGACGCCGCACGAGGATCGTAACAGGCAGATCCAGGAATTTAACATGGACAACAGCGCCAAGTTTCTCTTCATGTTGTCCACCCGAGCCGGTGGTTTGGGTATCAATTTGGCTACCGCTGATGTTGTCATCATTTACGACTCGGATTGGAATCCTCAAATGGATTTGCAAGCTATGGATCGTGCTCATCGTATTGGCCAAAAGAAGCAAGTGCGCGTTTTCCGGCTGATCACCGAAAGTACAGTGGAGGAGAAGATCGTAGAGAGGGCAGAGGTCAAGCTCCGTCTGGACAAGATGGTCATCCAGGGTGGCAGATTGGTTGACAACCGCTCCAATCAGTTAAACAAGGATGAAATGCTGAATATAATTCGTTTTGGAGCTAACCAAGTGTTTAGCTCTAAGGAGACAGACATTACCGACGAAGACATCGATGTTATTCTGGAGCGCGGTGAGGCCAAGACAGCCGAGCAGAAAGCAGCACTGGACAGTATGGGCGAGAGTTCGCTGCGGACGTTCACAATGGACACAAACGGCGAAGCAGGAACTTCTTCCGTGTATCAATTCGAGGGCGAGGATTGGCGCGAGAAGCAAAAGCTGAATGCGCTGGGCAACTGGATCGAGCCACCGAAGCGTGAACGCAAAGCAAACTATGCTGTGGATGCCTATTTCCGTGAGGCTCTCCGTGTCTCCGAACCCAAGGCACCGAAGGCTCCCCGCCCACCCAAGCAGCCTATCGTTCAGGACTTTCAGTTCTTCCCACCCCGTCTGTTTGAGCTGCTCGACCAGGAAATCTACTATTTCCGCAAGACTGTTGGTTACAAGGTGCCCAAGAACACAGAACTGGGCTCGGATGCCACCAAAGTGCAGCGCGAGGAGCAGCGCAAGATCGATGAGGCAGAGCCGCTTACCGAGGATGAGATCCAGGAGAAGGAGAATCTACTCTCACAGGGATTTACTGCCTGGACCAAGCGCGATTTCAACCAGTTCATCAAGGCCAACGAAAAGTACGGTCGGGATGATATTGACAACATTGCCAAGGACGTGGAGGGCAAGACTCCGGAGGAGGTTATCGAGTACAACGCCGTGTTCTGGGAGCGATGTACTGAGTTGCAGGACATTGAGCGAATAATGGGACAGATTGAGCGTGGAGAGGGCAAGATTCAACGACGATTGTCTATTAAGAAGGCTTTGGATCAAAAGGTAATTTTCATTGTTGTCCTTTTCTTTCCGTTGAGTATctttaatatatatgaatatattttcGTTGTAGATGTCGCGGTATCGCGCCCCTTTCCATCAGTTGCGGCTGCAATATGGCAATAATAAGGGCAAGAATTACACTGAAATAGAGGATCGATTTCTGGTATGCATGCTTCACAAGTTGGGCTTTGACAAGGAGAATGTCTACGAGGAGCTGCGAGCGGCTATAAGGTGAGCACAAACTTGGTTTTAAATACGAGTAAGCCCGTCATACATTTCCATTCTATTACAGAGCTTCTCCGCAATTTCGGTTTGACTGGTTCATCAAATCTCGAACAGCTTTGGAGCTGCAGCGTCGCTGCAACACGTTGATTACCCTTATTGAACGTGAAAACATTGAGCTGGAGGAGAAAGAACGCGCCGAGAAGAAGAAAAAGGCTCCAAAGGGCAGCGTGTCCGCGGGAAGTGGAAGTGCCAGCTCCAACACTCCAGCACCCGCGCCCCAACCGAAGGCCAGTCAAAAGCGGAAGAGCGAGGTGGTGGCAACCAGTTCCAACtcgaaaaagaagaagaagtaaAGCGACAAAGCAAACAGATATTTTTTCTGAGTTTCGGCTCTACACTCAGCACTAGGCAGTTAAATAGTTAAGACAAGCGATTACTTAAACATATTTTACTCGATATAGTTAATAGTTCATATCTCACACCGGAAGCAATCCACCCCCAACCCCAGTTCTGAAGTTTTTTAAACACCCGCCTACACATCCGACTACATTACTATTGCGTGCCGCTGTATTCTATTCCAAATAATTGTGTATTGTGTTCTAAGACTATAatcattatatttatataaatcaaCACTACAATCtgtatactttattttatattcAGAAGTGGATTCCCCATAAGTAAAAGCCGACATATTGAATGTTTTGGTACTGTTCGCTTTATGTTTTGGAATGCTGAGCAACTTAACGtaataacatatataaattCTATGAATTGCAGCTTAGTTTGTGTAACAGGGCACTTAAACTTAATATCATCTTATTCATGCAGTCAACGGCATCGGCAATTTGGCATCCGAGCCGCTTGACCATGTTCGACATGGCCATAAGTTGGGTCTGATGTGGACGTGGGCTTTGCCTGCTTTTTGAACTCATACTTGTCTTTCATCGCGCTTCCATTGTTGGAGCTACCTGCATCTAGTGTAATACTACGTGTCTGTTTGAAGGTTGAACCCACACATATGGAATCCTTAATCGTCGCCGCTGTACATTTCGATGATCTCGTTGATGCTGGCGACGGCACCAGCAACCAGGGCAAGAATGGAGAACACGCCCAGGAATATGTTCTTGACCAGCTTCCACTTGCACACGCCGAGGCGGTCGGGCCACAGGTAGACGGTCTCCACGAAACTGGGCACAAAGATGCCCAGCAGCGAGAAGAACACGGCACCCACCAGACTGATGAAGGGTTCCAGGTTGGGGATAGCAGCAGCCACACCACCGCTCAGCAGGATAATGCCGCTGCGCAGTAGAATCTGTGTAATGTTGTGCTTCTCGGGACTGAACTTGTGATTGATCTTGCGCCAGAGGATCTCGTTGGGCACATAGAACTGCAGACCAAAGGTGAACAGGATGGCCACGGCCATCAGGAGCTTGGCCGTATCGCCCAACCAGGCGCCTTCCGGCAGATTTAGCGTGATGCTGCCTCGCACCTGGTCGCCAAATCGCACATATCCAAAGAATCCGATGATGGCATAGAGTGAGACCACAGTGACCATAGCAATGTTAAGCACGCCGGGGCATCCCAAGAATTGCTGGGGCTTCCTCATCGAGTTCTCCACGGGCATCACAACACCGATGCCCTCCATCGCAAAGATCACGGTGGCGAAGAAGAGTGGAATATGGGCAGCCTTGGCGATCAGTGGCTTGTCGGAGTAAACCAGCGGCTCGTCGAACATGTAGTACAGCGTGATAGCGAATGTGACCACAATGAAGATGTTGGCCATCATGGAGAAGGGCACCAGCCACTTCAGGTCACGGATCTGACCGATAAGCAGGCAGGGAATCACGGTTAGGGCAATGTAAATGCGCACATCCCAGTTGATCTTCAAATCATAGTTAATGACATCGTGGAAGGATGTCGCAATAAATACGATATAAACACATGCCGCAGCATAGTAGGTGGCCATCAGTCCGATATCCACAAATTGCCTggagatagatagatagattacCACTGAGGATCATCATCTCCTGAACCATCTGTAAGCTCTACTCACTTGGCGAAATTCGAGTAGGGTCGCATTCCCTTGGGTCCGTACTCGAACACCTTCTGAGCCGTCTCAGCAAATCCCAGAGCCGAAACCTTGGCATCCCTGCAAATGTCATGCGAAGTTTTGACCTGCAAGAATGAATGAAACCAGTTGGAAAGTAAGTTAATAGGATTCATTCAAactttgaaaaaataaatctATAATATAGACAGCAATTTATTGTAGGCTCAAAGCTTCTACTCCATCAATcaaactttaatttattgcAGTTCAAACTCATACTTTACTAAGGCTATCATTTAATTGCAAGTCTAAATTAATAATACTACttcaatattaatatatagTATTAATCTTACAGACTTGACTTCCACTTTAGAGATAATCTAAAGCTTAAGAGGATGCAGTTTATTATTCCCTAAGCGGAAAGCGATTATAAAGTATTACCTCATCATATGTTTattgtaaatcaaattaagttgaAGTGAGGAAGTAGCTGGCTAATCAAATTAAGAACATTTTTAACTAGGAATATATATCACAAAAAGTACTAGTATCAAAGTTTGTTACCGAAAATAGTAAATCAAAATGATCGCAGCTAAGCACTTGAAAAGTTCCAAAATGACTGTCCTAAGGCCATAAGTCTGCTGACTCGAGTGGCTAGTTTATGGAGTGGAGTATGCtcgcattttttttatttatgaccGATGGATGATCGGTGACTTGGACTTTCCGAGAAACATTTGCTTGATTTACGCAATGTTTTGGCACGCAATTCCTGATGTCTGGAAATTTGGAGTGCAGCTAATTCTGGGAAATTACGTCTTCGGGATTTGCGAGGAATGGAAGTCGTAAAGCTACAACAATCGCACTTTGTATCTTCGGCGATAAGAACAAGTGGGTCTGAACTTGGTTTTCGAGACGCGTGCAACGATTGGACTGCACGTTGCAGTGTGCTTATCTGGGCACTAGGTACGATTGATTCATTGGCTCCATTGATTGGACACCTTGAACTACTTAAGACCCACGGTACTACACATACGTCAGCCGTGGATTATGCGGCTCACCTGGTCTGGCTGCTGTCTGTCGTAAATTGCTTGAGTCAACAGCCAGAATCAggtgctaaaattgttgccacttCGCTTACCAATATATGCACGCAATGGGTGCAGAGGAATCCAACGATCAGCGTCATGGCCATTCCAAAGGCCAGACCGGCATTGTGGAAAGCCATTGGCATGGCCAGAATGCCCGTGCCCAGGGAACTCTTGAGCAAGTGCGCCAAAGCGCCGCCGGCACTGGCTCCATTGGGATCGCGGTGCTCGAAGGGATGGTAGGGATCATCCGTGAGGGAAAGCTCCTTCTCCGTCAAGTTGGCTCTGAGAAAAGAAAAGATGAGAAAGTATTAACTTTGCATTCTATCACAAatatatctacatatgtatatttttattatttctataAATCTATTAAGTTTACATCCTTTTCTTTggtattaaataattttatattcatTTATAATCACATATTTACAGAGAAGGAattctttttacatatttCCTTCATTATACTTCATTTAAAAGGACAATGATGAGTTTGTTATAaaattgttatttgttttaacgTTAAGACTGTGGTaacaataaacataaaatcaaaaattgccTATTGAAATTTACTATAAAGAAAGGGAATAATATTGTTTTATCTATTGCATCAATACaatgtaattttttaaataaaagaggACAATTAGTACGTTTTAGGGacttttaaatgtaaataaattttcaaaaaaatatttaaaatattttttggacTTACACAGTTTataagttttaaataaaactgttgtagaaaaatactaacttaacttaacttaaatTATGGGTCAAATTTAAACGAATGCGAACATAAAGCTGGGCGTACTCACTTCGAGTTGAAGTCATTTATTGCGTTAGTGTATGAAGGCGGATTCTCGGCTGGTGGCGCCGATGACAGAGATTCCTGTCCATCGGGGGTAAATCCCTTGTTATCTGCCATCTGGAAGCGTAAATAATCGTGGATCGATTGGTGTTTAATGGAATTAGCACACTTGATTGATCGGCCGCACACGAACAGGCTTTATCGGCGAAAGGAAGCACGAGATTCGCTTTCGTTGGCCATTTAAGGCTTGGGTTAATCCGCTCGAGGGTTGCTAGGCACAAGCCGGGCGTATCTTATCGACTCTTGGAAACATTCGAGTATTAGAATTGCCTAGCAAAGAGATTTCTGGCACTGGCCGATCGTTATCGCAACTGGCTAAGAATGGGACTGGGAGTAGGGTCgagcaaataaacaacaatGGCACTTCGTTCATAAAATGCAGCTTTATGGTGCCCTAAAAGCGCTTGTAATTCGGCCATATAATCGGACCCTAAATCAGCGTCCATATAGTAGTCACCACCAATTTTTCCTATTAAGTTGATTCATTCCTGTGGGAAATATTTGACGTTCTTTCGCGGCAGCTGATCCACTTCGAGCGTGTTCTTTGAACCCAGATTAGCCTAATCTTCGattcatttgtatttatggCGCGCAACGTATTCTTTAAAAtttatgaatcttttattGAAGCACTATGAAAATATGGTATTGAAGGCCACAAATTTGTTGACAATGGAATGTTTAACAACCAATAAACGAGGTCACATGCTTGAATTCTTAGCTAAtcaaatttcattaaaaattagttAAACTTGAACTAATTAGTCTTAATCAAATGAATAAATTCATCCGTAATTAAATAAGATACCACTGTGATTACTATCTCCATTCGAATGGCATTCTTAACTTCGATCGATCATAAAGTCTTAGAGGaatggaaaattttcgaaattgaGCCCGTATTTACCCAAAAAGTTTCATCACTGTTTTCGATTTCTCTCGCAAAGTTAATGAAGTTGAACTTTAAGTTGTTTAAAATGATACAGTACAGTACACCGTACTTAGTCATGCATTTTTGACGAAACGTTTAAATTAgtgtatattatttataattaaacaaCTGGTTGTAGTCCCATGATTTATTTTGAAGTCGCGATAAGTATACGTAACATCACGTTTCCGGCTACTTACATTTCAGCTAGGATATTCGGATCGAGCAAGTTATTGGGAGCAAAGGAGGACCGAACACGTCCTCTGGCCAAAAGCAACTGAACGATCGGTTGGCCAGGCCAATGGGCAAGGGTTCTGGGCTCGGGGGCTACGGCGCCGAAAAGTGTCGGAAAGCGtcgaaataataataataataatgtccAGATATGATAACGACTTAAAGCAAGACAGGCTACAACAATCAATAAACAACAAATGCCCGCTGCATGCCACATTCACAGCcaatagaaataaaaaaaaaacttaaagctACCTCTAAAATCAATTATCAACTGATAACAACCAAGCCGAAAAGAACCGAACCCATCGGGGATCCGAAGAACTCAATACAGTTAACTGATTTGCTGACCACGGAAGACTAGGAACTGAAATCAAGAGTGCTCTGCCTATCAATGATGTACTAGTTCTTTGATTTAAGGCAGCTCGTTTCAAATGATAGTAATTAGCTATTATGCGAATCTATATCTATAGACCCTTGATGGCTAATTACGATctagaaaatcaaataattaCGGTTAATGAACACTAATCGTGGTGGAACGCGTTATTATTATCAATATTATCTGTGCCCCGATAAGATTAGTGGTCAGTAATACACACTATACCATTGGTTTAACTCTTATATAAAGAGAGCCAACCCGTTGATTTGCGACTTTGAAAGCCCTAAATATCTTTTGATCGGACATTATTTGCTGTTTACCCAATGCGATTGCCTTTTATGTGGGGCGCGCAAATCGATAAATCGAAACGCTAAATCTTTATGATCTACTTCTAATTGGGTTCCAGTTACTGTGGGGGCCCCATTTGTTATACGATATCACGCGCCCACACTGCCCCTTTGATCATCATATCAATCATATCGGAACATTCGGACATTGATTAGTTTTCCCAGTCGATTCCAAAACTTTCGTCTTATTCGCTTTATGACCAATTACATTAATTAGTTCCGCCATTTGaactataatttaattaaggaTCGCGTCAAGTGCGTCATCGCagtacgtacatatatagtCTTCGATTTGGGCTTTACAATGGTGCTAATTGGCCATTAAGCCTTGGATCCCTGGCACAGCAACTAACTTCTTGGGTTTTGAGGGGTTTCTCCTAATGAGCGAAACGGAACACGAAAGATTCCGATTTAAATGTTTACTTAAACAATTATATAGGGATTTATAAAATCTTAATTGAAAAATACTACTTCAAACGATAAAAGCGATGTGCGGTAGGGTGCGGCTTTTCGGATGTTGACCTGAATTCCTTGGAGAATTGTCAAAAAAAGATACAAGATACTGTTATGATTCCTTCTCCGCAAGGTTTATGGCTTACAAAACACGACCTTTATCTCCGGTTTTGCCTTATCGAAGCCATATACTCCAGTATTAACTGCATTATACCCTGACCTGCTTCCATAAGCGAACGGCCTTCCCACCTGTTGcataaaccgaaaaaaaacagCGTACACCTGAAAAGGGTGGGTATTTCGTGGCTATAGGAATTTCTCCCTGCCAATTCTCGAGCACCGCCTTAAGTACCTTTAATTGGATGCCGACTTTTTGAATGGCCTTTCGAGTGGGATCTCTTTTCGTTCAATGCATTCCATTAAAGACAAGACAGCCTTTTTGTTAccagttttcatttttgttttgcttcgtctttgtttcgcttttttgctgcttttgttttgcttgtgCGTTCGCTTCACGTGCCGCAAGAAGAGGCAGTGAGCAAAACCGTTGACCGTCCTGACAGACTGTCAATATCATTCATAAAGCCCCTAAaaacactgagagaaatatcTGCAGCccattttataataaaattgaagtTTACTGAATTATCACAAATCAGTTTAATTAGTAACTAAACTAAGTAACAGTTAAGCAACATctacattttttaatttttcttcaaGTTTTTTTAAACTAACTTTCAATATAAGATCTTTAACAGTTTCTTAAGTTAAAGTGATCCTGCTTGGTTCCTAATTTATGATCTGTTGACATAAATCGCAACTTTTAAttaatcgttttttttttttaattttgttttaaattctCTCAGTGCAGGGGGGGTTGCGGGCTGGAAAGGGAGCACAGTGTCAGGAGATCTTTTGCTGTGAGGTGGATTGGCTGGGAACTGCCTCCCACGACCTTATCGCACCCACTTTCGATATGCAAAACGTGGCATAATTGATGGGACAGCTGGACAGCTTTGTAGTGCTGAACTTGCAGCTATCTATCTGATTATTCAATTTTCGGGCATTAACCATATTATATATTAACGATGATGTGATAATGTGCCACCTTGGGGACTTTAAGTGACAACTGTTTGGGTGGGTTGTCAAaagtgggttttttttttattttcgtttcgcGAATCTGAATTAAACGCCCGGTTTATTGTACCGTGAGTAGTGGAACCGTAAGGTAGCCGTCAAGATAAAACTGAGTCAATAATCTTTTATGGCATCCAATTCGACGCTTATCaccgcaacaaaaacaaaggagGCACAATGATTTTTCCCACTTTGCTTTGAAGGCAAATGGGAGTTCTGCGATCGAAGATTTCCAAGTTAAAGCCACTTCCTTTTATTATCACATGCATCCGATAAATATGCCTGATAACTTATTTGATGTGCGGgcattaattataaataattggGGCACATAAACACGAAGAGCGCCgtgtaaacaaacaaatcattTGCCCAAAGCACAATAATTACCTTTTGGCCCGATTAAGTTCGCTGCGAACTTTGATGCGAATTTATAgagaaattatattaattgCCCGATCCAATCGTTTCTCCTCGACATTGACGCCGAAATTGTGACTTTTTCACACAGTCGCGTTAATGACGGATACGCTCGGCGGTGCGATTATGGGGTCAGAATTTGCAGTAGTAATGAACACTGTTTAACCATTtgcttgtttaattatttaatttttaacacCTGCTCGGGTGTTGCAAGGATTTACGAAATTCGCGCGCGCGCTCTtcgtttttgattttgatccCGCTGACGATTTGTTGTTAACTGTCGGACGATCGCTTAGTGACTGATATTAAGCCAATGTTTGTGCTTTAATTTGTTGCTCCGGTGGCGTCGCCAGAGCGGCTATAAACCCGGCCAGACACACACAGAGAGATAttgtgcgtttgtgtgtaACCACATCCCAGCGAAGCTCGGAGGCGAAGGCGTTTTGGCTTTGGTTCGGGCAATTAGCGCAATGGACAATAAACGTTACGGTGACGCAGGTGGTTCGAAGTCGGCCTCTCTCTCAAAAAGGttaacaaatacaaatatatatatatttatatatacatatatgcgcTGTGGGTATGGGTGCTTTCTACAGATCGCACAGCATTGGGCATCCGACGGCCAGACAAGTCTGCCTCGCtccattactcatacgccgtgtggccgcggaggaggtggaggatcgGTGTGTTCGACGGATGAGGATAACTGGGTGCCCAGAGTGCAAGCGAAATATATTGTTGTTAGGGGCGGGATTCTTATCTGCTGTATGCGGTTGCTACTTTGTCGAATTGCATTTGTTTGGCTTACGAACACACACTGCTTATCTGATCGCATTTCTTTCTTTCGGGAAAATTCCCAAGTCCCCGTCCAGAGTTTTAGGCATACTTTTGGGGGCCATCACCTCTTCGCTGATTACTCTTACTTTTGAAGAAAATCAAATCACCCTGTATCCTACACAGATAACGATATCTATCAATCAATTGCAGCAGCTAAGATACTTTAAAACTGCACAGTAAAGCTAAAGTTTGGCTTTATAAAGAAGTTGAGAACACAAGAACAATTGAATTTAAAGATCATTTCTCTGAAACTAAGAACCTTAAAAAGTTCTGAGAAAGGAACTGTGCTAGTACTTATTTTATACTTAGTCAACAAAAGCTAATTATAGGAATTTAGGTGACTATTGTTACAATTTTATCATAATTAAGAACTTAATAATTTTACAAGCGTAATAAAGTTACAAATCCCCGATAGGCATTCATATCTTTTTCAGTGTCTCTGCCAACTTGCAGCACGAGAATGCGCGACACCTTGCAGCTCTTTGGGCTCCATAGCCAATACCACCCATTTTACAGGCAGCCCCCTCCTAACAATCACTTAGTGCTGCCTTGGAGGCTTCTCTTTTAGACGGAGCTTAGTGATTGACTTGTTTCAAGTAGCCAGCTCCCCTTGCTAGCTGGTTTTGTTGTCTAAccataaaatatgaaaaaacgATCGGTTTTGTTTGCTTAGTTAGTTTGCGGCGTCAGTGGGACAGTGGAAAATTTTAAGCGGCATGGAAAATGCTGTAgacaaaatgcaatttccaCGTGATGTGCATTCCAAATTCGACGAGTTCAAACAAAGTTGAGCCAAATCGATTGTGTGAGTTTGTAGCTGATTTATGGGGGCACTAAATCTGGAGGCAGTTTAGGGCCAATGGCGTAATTAACTATCGGTTAGACAAGCGATTTCGGGAATTGCGATTATATGTCAGGAGTTGATTGGATATAGTTCTGCCGGGCTATGGATATTGTAAACAGCGTATCTTTAATTGCAGAAGACCAATTGATAAAGTATGATGTACGAGCCGTGTTGTATTGTTTAACAAGGTTTTCTATTGACGCAAGacacgttgcgtatacgacATGTGGAAGCCTTGGAAGGCTGATGGACTGATAAGCTAAAAGGTTCTGCGATGATCGAGACCTGAAACCCTTTTGAAGCATGTCAAGTACTTAGTCTATAGCCGCTGCAATATTGACACTACGATTTCTTATCGATGTGGAATTTGGAAAACATTTACTACCGCTGCTGTCCGCGTATTGACAATCTTCGTTGAGCCTGATAAAGTTGTACCGCCTTAATGGAGAATTATCGATTGTGAAAGCCTCCTGGATGTGTCCTCTTAagtgtttaaaatattatcgGCTACCCACTCATCTGATATacattttggccattttgcaGCCACGAAACGTCTGATCAATCTAATTGATTTTCAAGCGGCAGCTCAAGCACGAATACAAATACCTGGAAAAAGTTAAATCAGAAAAATCCCCCTCCCTTGAAAAAATACTTAAGGCCTCTTGTCACCGGATTCCGCTTCCCTGCCTCATTACAATGCGCATCGTATTGTACTGACATTCGTATATCTGACCAACTGATCGAGCTTgagcaaatggaaatttaaCGTACTCCCGCCG carries:
- the LOC6608880 gene encoding chromatin-remodeling complex ATPase chain Iswi, encoding MSKTDTSAVEATEENSNETTSDAATSSSGEKEAEFDNKIEADRSRRFDFLLKQTEIFTHFMTNSAKSPTKPKGRPKKIKDKDKEKDVADHRHRKTEQEEDEELLAEDSATKEIFRFDASPAYIKSGEMRDYQIRGLNWMISLYENGINGILADEMGLGKTLQTISLLGYLKHFKNQAGPHIVIVPKSTLQNWVNEFKKWCPSLRAVCLIGDQDTRNTFIRDVLMPGEWDVCVTSYEMCIREKSVFKKFNWRYLVIDEAHRIKNEKSKLSEILREFKTANRLLITGTPLQNNLHELWALLNFLLPDVFNSSEDFDEWFNTNTCLGDDALITRLHAVLKPFLLRRLKAEVEKRLKPKKEMKIFVGLSKMQRDWYTKVLLKDIDVVNGAGKVEKMRLQNILMQLRKCTNHPYLFDGAEPGPPYTTDTHLVYNSGKMAILDKLLPKLQEQGSRVLIFSQMTRMLDILEDYCHWRNYNYCRLDGQTPHEDRNRQIQEFNMDNSAKFLFMLSTRAGGLGINLATADVVIIYDSDWNPQMDLQAMDRAHRIGQKKQVRVFRLITESTVEEKIVERAEVKLRLDKMVIQGGRLVDNRSNQLNKDEMLNIIRFGANQVFSSKETDITDEDIDVILERGEAKTAEQKAALDSMGESSLRTFTMDTNGEAGTSSVYQFEGEDWREKQKLNALGNWIEPPKRERKANYAVDAYFREALRVSEPKAPKAPRPPKQPIVQDFQFFPPRLFELLDQEIYYFRKTVGYKVPKNTELGSDATKVQREEQRKIDEAEPLTEDEIQEKENLLSQGFTAWTKRDFNQFIKANEKYGRDDIDNIAKDVEGKTPEEVIEYNAVFWERCTELQDIERIMGQIERGEGKIQRRLSIKKALDQKMSRYRAPFHQLRLQYGNNKGKNYTEIEDRFLVCMLHKLGFDKENVYEELRAAIRASPQFRFDWFIKSRTALELQRRCNTLITLIERENIELEEKERAEKKKKAPKGSVSAGSGSASSNTPAPAPQPKASQKRKSEVVATSSNSKKKKK
- the LOC6608881 gene encoding proton-coupled amino acid transporter-like protein CG1139; the encoded protein is MADNKGFTPDGQESLSSAPPAENPPSYTNAINDFNSKANLTEKELSLTDDPYHPFEHRDPNGASAGGALAHLLKSSLGTGILAMPMAFHNAGLAFGMAMTLIVGFLCTHCVHILVKTSHDICRDAKVSALGFAETAQKVFEYGPKGMRPYSNFAKQFVDIGLMATYYAAACVYIVFIATSFHDVINYDLKINWDVRIYIALTVIPCLLIGQIRDLKWLVPFSMMANIFIVVTFAITLYYMFDEPLVYSDKPLIAKAAHIPLFFATVIFAMEGIGVVMPVENSMRKPQQFLGCPGVLNIAMVTVVSLYAIIGFFGYVRFGDQVRGSITLNLPEGAWLGDTAKLLMAVAILFTFGLQFYVPNEILWRKINHKFSPEKHNITQILLRSGIILLSGGVAAAIPNLEPFISLVGAVFFSLLGIFVPSFVETVYLWPDRLGVCKWKLVKNIFLGVFSILALVAGAVASINEIIEMYSGDD